The proteins below come from a single Mangifera indica cultivar Alphonso chromosome 16, CATAS_Mindica_2.1, whole genome shotgun sequence genomic window:
- the LOC123199222 gene encoding disease resistance protein RPP2B-like isoform X1: MPDFSLIPNLESLILEDCTNLLESFSSIHNLHKLVILNLRGCKGFDNLPISVYWKSLQEVNLSNCSNLKTVPYLPCTVEELYLNGTSIKELLSIEHLYRLVKLSLRKCSRLERLPESIRELKSLKCLYLSGCTKLNRLPNDLGTLMTLEELELEEIALANIPTFVTSLINLKTLSFAKCKMQNRSSIPLIHLSVFQKMTKLNLVDCCIKVLPNNIGELLSLEYLYLDQNKFESLPVSIKDLSKLRELYIRNCQSLKSLSELPSNLLRMEAKNCISLESISGLLAIFLSMPDSMEGIDFINCFKLKFDVTDALLNIERNADVWYRLIDNKTRATTSLAKACICYPGSEIPKWFALQSNTSFIEFPAGWLNDNLIGFGLCVVVSLQDYQQLRIIRVGFSLVVNEEIISSGRLFISEGLKGEVIESDHVFVGYDYSIMSLQLLTLNLNSEGSIVFFVEHVTKNDNVISFVNKCGVTFLYAKDDDLRRDVRVDRDKRLKTINCSINDCLKCCLNCCEEHDQWGSLQGSYEILNRWSPHSEIYKQWMIHELICSELKKYIVYN; this comes from the exons ATGCCAGATTTTTCACTTATCCCAAATCTTGAGAGCTTGATTCTGGAAGATTGTACAAATTTGCTTGAGAGTTTCTCATCTATTCATAATCTCCATAAACTTGTTATCCTAAATCTACGAGGCTGCAAAGGCTTTGATAATCTTCCAATCAGTGTTTATTGGAAATCTCTTCAAGAAGTTAATCTCTCCAATTGCTCAAATCTCAAGACAGTTCCATATCTCCCCTGTACAGTTGAAGAGTTATATCTGAATGGAACTTCAATAAAAGAATTGCTATCAATAGAGCATCTATATAGACTAGTAAAATTGAGTCTTAGAAAATGCTCAAGGCTTGAGAGGTTACCTGAGAGTATTCGTGAGTTGAAATCTCTTAAATGTCTTTATCTCTCGGGTTGTACCAAACTTAACAGATTGCCGAATGACCTGGGAACTTTAATGACCTTGGAGGAACTTGAACTAGAGGAAATTGCTTTAGCAAATATACCAACATTTGTAACAAGTTTGATCAACCTTAAGACATTGTCTTTTGCAAAATGTAAGATGCAAAACCGATCAAGTATCCCACTCATCCATTTATCAGTCTTCCAAAAGATGACAAAGCTAAACTTGGTTGATTGTTGCATCAAAGTTTTACCTAACAATATTGGTGAATTACTCTCATTAGAATATTTATATCTTGATCAAAACAAGTTTGAGAGCTTGCCTGTGAGCATCAAAGACCTTTCTAAGTTGCGAGAGCTTTATATAAGAAATTGTCAGAGTCTTAAATCTTTATCAGAGCTTCCAAGCAACTTACTACGTATGGAAGCAAAGAATTGCATATCTCTTGAATCAATATCAGGTTTACTAGCCATATTCCTAAGTATGCCGGATTCAATGGAAGGAATCGACTTCATCAAttgtttcaaactaaaatttgatgTGACAGATGCTCTCTTAAATATTGAGAGAAATGCAGATGTGTGGTATCGCCTTATA GACAACAAAACACGAGCGACAACTTCTCTTGCAAAAGCCTGCATATGTTACCCTGGAAGTGAAATTCCAAAGTGGTTTGCCTTACAAAGTAATACATCTTTCATAGAGTTTCCAGCTGGTTGGTTGAATGATAACTTAATTGGTTTTGgtttgtgtgttgttgtatCATTACAAGACTATCAACAACTTAGAATTATCCGAGTTGGATTTAGTCTGGTTGTTAATGAAGAGATCATTTCCTCTGGCCGATTATTCATATCAGAAGGATTAAAGGGTGAGGTTATTGAATCAGATCATGTATTTGTAGGTTATGATTATAGTATCATGTCCTTGCAATTGCTTACACTTAATTTGAATAGCGAGGGTAGCATTGTGTTCTTTGTTGAACATGTAACTAAGAATGACAATGTTATATCCTTCGTTAATAAATGTGGAGTGACTTTTTTGTATGCCAAAGATGATGATTTGAGAAGAGATGTAAGAGTGGATAGAGACAAGAGATTGAAAACTATAAATTGCTCTATCAATGACTGTTTGAAGTGTTGTCTAAATTGTTGCGAGGAGCATGACCAATGGGGGAGTTTACAAGGATCGTACGAAATTTTAAATAGATGGTCTCCTCATTCAGAAATATACAAGCAATGGATGATACACGAACT AATATGTTCTGAGCTTAAGAAATATATTGTGTACAATTGA
- the LOC123199222 gene encoding disease resistance protein Roq1-like isoform X2, whose translation MDDLEMLQRWRTALRDAANLSGFDSKNYRNEASLVNNIVDEILRRLDYDSSIIHTNNLVGLDSSIEEIENLLCTKGVCKIGIWGIGGIGKTTFATTVFNKIFGKFEASYFIENIREELEKSRGLNDMRQKLSHALLGDIHPNTGFIFPRERLSRKKVLIVFDDVTANLKQMDFLMEVFDYLNSESRIIITTRDKQVLANCGVHHIHEMKGLSFDKAFQLFTQYAFRESNPAEDYIGLSTSVVACVEGLPLALKVLGSFLFKRTKREWESVLKNLKSINTYGDIQKVLKVSYEGLHDREKDIFLDIACFFKGYKRDLIEAILNARDLDSHIYINVLIERSLIITSFDTITMHDLLEEMGRAIVQQESIDDPDKRSRLWDYEDIFSVLKYNTVRAKTLIFYFYFIHEK comes from the exons atggatgatttgGAGATGTTGCAGAGATGGAGGACTGCTTTGAGGGATGCAGCCAACCTATCTGGTTTTGATTCAAAGAACTACAG GAATGAAGCATCACTTgtaaataatattgttgatgaaattttgAGAAGATTGGACTACGACTCCTCAATAATTCACACCAATAACCTAGTTGGATTAGATTCATCAATTGAggagattgaaaatttattatgtacaAAGGGTGTTTGCAAAATAGGAATTTGGGGCATTGGGGGCATAGGTAAGACTACTTTTGCTACCACTGTATTCAACAAAATCTTTGGAAAGTTTGAAGCTTcttatttcattgaaaatattagagaagaatTAGAGAAAAGTAGGGGATTAAATGACATGCGCCAAAAACTCAGTCATGCACTTTTAGGGGATATACATCCCAATACTGGATTCATCTTCCCAAGAGAAAGACTTAGCCGTAAGAAAGTTCTGATTGTGTTTGATGATGTGACtgcaaatttaaaacaaatggaTTTTTTAATGGAAGTTTTTGACTACTTGAATTCAGAAAGTCGGATAATCATAACGACAAGGGATAAACAAGTGCTAGCAAATTGTGGGGTGCATCATATACATGAGATGAAAGGATTATCTTTTGATAAAGCTTTTCAACTTTTTACCCAATATGCCTTTAGAGAAAGCAACCCAGCAGAAGATTACATCGGGCTATCAACAAGTGTAGTAGCATGTGTTGAAGGTCTTCCACTAGCTCTTAAAGTTTTAGGTTCCTTTCTATTTAAGCGAACAAAGAGAGAATGGGAAAGTGTGTTGAAAAACTTGAAAAGTATTAATACTTATGGGGATATTCAGAAGGTGCTAAAAGTAAGTTATGAAGGATTACATGATAGAGAAAAGGACATATTTTTGGATATTGCATGTTTCTTTAAAGGTTATAAAAGAGATCTTATAGAAGCAATCTTAAATGCTCGTGACTTGGACtctcacatttatataaatgttctCATTGAAAGGTCTCTAATAATTACTTCATTTGACACTataacaatgcatgatttacttGAAGAAATGGGTAGAGCAATTGTTCAGCAAGAATCAATTGATGATCCTGACAAACGTAGTCGGTTGTGGGATTATGAAGATATTTTTTCAGTATTGAAGTATAATACGGTAAGAgccaaaacactaattttttatttctactttatacatgagaaataa
- the LOC123198996 gene encoding disease resistance protein RPS6-like, which produces MHDLLEEMGKENVQQESIDDPGKRSRLWNHDEIVSVLKYNMGTRAIRSICLDMSKVEELHLNPKAFNNMQNLRFLKFYGSEHGMKVSNSDSSALRHNLRCLKRKNSNDGKKLHGFKKLKFDFYAIRHFCFHGYPAKSLPSNFNPKNLVALYMPNSKVKKLWTGNQIA; this is translated from the exons atgcatgatttacttGAAGAAATGGGTAAAGAAAATGTTCAACAAGAATCAATTGATGATCCTGGTAAACGTAGTCGGTTGTGGAATCACGATGAAATCGTTTCAGTATTGAAGTATAATATG GGAACTAGAGCAATTCGAAGCATATGCTTGGATATGTCTAAAGTAGAAGAGTTGCATTTAAATCCTAAAGCTTTCAACAACATGCAAAACCTAAGATTCCTGAAATTTTATGGGTCTGAACATGGAATGAAGGTGTCTAACTCTGATTCCTCTGCATTGCGCCACAACTTAAGATgcttgaaaagaaaaaactccAATGATGGAAAGAAGTTGCATGGTTTTAAGAAACTTAAGTTCGATTTCTATGCGATAAGGCACTTTTGCTTTCATGGATATCCTGCCAAATCATTGCcatcaaattttaatccaaagaaCCTTGTTGCACTTTACATGCCTAAtagcaaagttaaaaaactctGGACTGGTAACCAg ATTGCCTAA
- the LOC123198995 gene encoding probable LRR receptor-like serine/threonine-protein kinase At5g59680: MVRSTKTTQAMMKLYGISGFGDKSMEALALKKRADSEFEMGDFEEAEGLLIKYYACNRLAEKSDMYGFGVLLLELMASRTAVVIIGNVDNIHIIQWFSPFGEGGDIRNIVDAWLAGNFDTSSVWKAVETAMECLPPISIQRPTMSHVVIQVLKKRQIYILQVIKIN; the protein is encoded by the exons ATGGTCAGATCAACTAAAACTACTCAAGCAATGATGAAGCTGTATGGAATTAGTGGGTTTGGGGATAAGAGCATGGAGGCGCTTGCGTTGAAGAAGAGAGCAGACAGTGAGTTTGAGATGGGTGATTTCGAGGAGGCTGAGGGATTGCTCATCAA GTATTATGCATGTAACAGGCTAGCTGAGAAAAGTGACATGTATGGTTTTGGAGTCTTACTCTTGGAACTGATGGCAAGCCGGACTGCTGTTGTGATTATAGGCAATGTTGACAACATTCATATAATTCAATGGTTTAGTCCCTTTGGTGAAGGAGGGGATATAAGAAACATTGTCGATGCCTGGCTAGCAGGAAATTTTGACACAAGTTCTGTTTGGAAAGCTGTGGAGACAGCGATGGAATGTTTGCCACCAATTTCCATCCAGAGGCCAACTATGAGTCATGTGGTGATCCAAGTTTTGAAGAAACGACAAATTTACATCCTtcaagttataaaaattaattaa